Proteins co-encoded in one Verrucomicrobiia bacterium genomic window:
- a CDS encoding LamG-like jellyroll fold domain-containing protein has product MKPSRILTLCALAALGWATTASGQIQVAGNLQINVDATTAPVGPLNYLTNSGVAGGVFLAGSNGVAAVTPQIVALGGNGTHGVLFDGNAVFLQHFTAASGGTAQLVPGGFTGSSPVFSVELWMYKPTVTDETAPVSWGTRANGQEVSCNWGRNGTWGGFSWYGGGYDYSWASYPSAGAWHHLVWTYDGAANLKLYRDGVLDKAVTITSIPSVSADYNILLGAQHAGTSLYGFANGVLGRVRIHDGVLDASQVLSNYNFEVGSFTNGTAAQFLAGQPLHRYSFNIPATNDAVGLTVIDTGTANGTGAQANGVVKGNAGTANTDGVQINLNGGSSASAAYIDLPNGLLSSLSVSNGGPGKVTFEMWVTPTSAQNWSRIFDFGSNTLGEVTGPGGTFNGVNYFGYIAQPGGDQEHSQIGGVTGGLQVGSRLLDSQKHIVVTWDEPSNTVKIYHQGVLAGSFTVTTKMNSVSDINDWLGRSNYNGDSNFAGGFREFRIYNRILSDAEIRRDYIVGPADTSDASTLVWNGNVDGNWNTGTANWLLNGVSANYTDGSAVLLDDTAAGTTSVSLAANVAPKSVIVANSAKSYTLGGTGSLTGTGSFTKQGTNTLTFAGPQTNSYTGPTYLAGGKVILTNLTSAGLPSALGAAGSNPTNLVLGGGTLSYQGPATTVDRGYYVGGPGSVLDIQNNLTLTGLVRGGGGGGFAKQGLGTLTYKTVGSNVLSGGAFPGYNIVQGTVIFDGTGGGQTNRNLNEFWVGGSTNFGANLIVSNATLLSDSWVSVGRGNGAVGNLSTLTLQNGNLTIGGNGFSMGYNAGLTNRATQVTTLNGSSTLYAPGNVNVGESTGSSASLYLNNSSWLRGNTIRLGMSAGATGAVYIANSAIVTNVGYTSIGTASGVNPGEGGVGRMVVKDNGVYYSTGDFNVTDLANSVGQLDITNNGSVSTGSGFVGKAAGAVGVLNLAGGSLITPSSNFQIGQYGDGTLNQTGGTNIQGAWISIGRYAGGVGTANISGGLFLQTGTGNELIVGEEGTGTLNVSGTAQVILTNRLRIGNAATASGSVNLNGGVIQTKQVFTGNVSGYSIFNFNGGTLRAAPGAASTFMTGLSYVTVDVGGAVIDSGANNITFAQDLYSTGSDGGLTKLGSGQARLMGGLYYYGPTVVSSGTLAVNTYAFGYGSYAVADGAMLTVVVTNLNPTLSASGLKLGSATGAALDFDLGSYGNPTSPVISVAGGVTNAGNTVINIEPSSSLSVGTVPLIQYTTLAGSGTLTLGTLPPGVVANLVTNTGTSTIELDVTSVFQPRWEGLAGGTWDIQVTTNWIDMVTLSPQYFFQGTRAVFDDAALGTTAVNLVTNVAPGGVVVSNTALAYTISGTGRILGGGSLTKLGTNTLTLNTTNNAYSGGTFIDEGGTLITTVANNLGANGSLGIGSGTLTLGSKNQSFADVAVTNGTISAAGATVTAGSYALDNGTISATLAGGSLRTFGTNSADVMSLTATNTYTNQTVLANGTLAVTSLANGGLPSGIGASSANPTNLVFSGGTLSYTGPAVTSDRGYTVTADSTLSVGGDVTLTGPVAANAGVFSKAGAAQLTYARLDTNVLSKAGYRVGQGTLSLVDVTATSYTNSVQTNVITGGDLWVGYDQAHAGALVVSNTSLSVSAWLAIDRGNGTNANSSKASLYNAYVSVGNMSMGYDNGVVGNSEFPQLTLRGNSTLISGAQCFIGESAGSVASLMIADNSSLILRGGWFSVGASGTGTMTLQGAGSFSSTGDFNIGDVGSSAGTLNLSDNASLSVGGLFVASANGSGSTAMGTVNQTNGILTTAYGGDGSFTVGGRNSASALGIGTYNLLGGTVNVGGNVWLGGYGTGTNNQTGGSFNTHSWTSIGRQTGSYGVWNISGGALTHDSTGTRIMVGENGTGILNVSGSGHVTSTGGIRIGNTATADGTINLNGGTITTLRVETTGGLSTFNFNGGTLQAGANTTTFMQGLGSANVLGGGAVIDSSTYTVSIAQALLDGGAGGGLTKLGTGSLYLNGANTYTGLTAVNGGALGGTGVIAGSVNVANTGALAPGGANAVGTLNIGGNLTVNGNLIVKLNKALAQSNDVANVTGTLANTGTGVLTVNNIGTNAVTVGDRFVLFNKPLSGGAALTVIGGGAIWTNNLALDGSITALSTNVVSTAPVTLTNAFVAGSLNLTWPADHTGWRLEVQTNALSVGLGTNWVTWPGSATTNAISIPANPTNPSVFFRLVYP; this is encoded by the coding sequence ATGAAACCGTCTCGAATTCTCACCTTGTGTGCCCTGGCCGCGCTGGGCTGGGCCACGACCGCGTCCGGCCAGATTCAAGTGGCCGGCAACCTCCAAATCAACGTGGACGCAACCACCGCACCGGTGGGGCCTTTGAATTACCTGACCAACAGTGGCGTGGCGGGTGGCGTTTTCCTGGCGGGCAGCAACGGAGTGGCCGCGGTGACGCCGCAAATTGTCGCGCTCGGCGGCAACGGCACGCACGGCGTGCTGTTCGACGGCAACGCCGTGTTTCTGCAACATTTCACAGCCGCTTCCGGCGGCACCGCGCAACTTGTGCCAGGAGGGTTTACCGGGTCGAGCCCTGTCTTCTCCGTCGAACTGTGGATGTATAAACCCACGGTCACGGACGAAACCGCTCCGGTGTCCTGGGGCACGCGGGCGAACGGACAGGAAGTGAGTTGTAACTGGGGCCGCAACGGCACGTGGGGCGGCTTCAGCTGGTATGGCGGCGGTTACGATTACAGCTGGGCTTCCTATCCGTCCGCGGGCGCGTGGCATCACCTCGTCTGGACCTACGACGGCGCGGCGAACCTCAAGCTTTATCGCGACGGCGTGCTCGACAAGGCGGTGACCATCACCTCCATTCCGAGCGTGAGCGCCGACTACAACATTTTGCTGGGCGCGCAGCATGCCGGCACCAGCCTGTATGGTTTCGCCAATGGCGTGCTGGGCCGGGTGCGCATTCATGACGGCGTGCTCGATGCCTCGCAGGTGTTGAGCAACTACAACTTCGAGGTGGGGTCGTTCACCAACGGCACGGCGGCGCAATTCCTCGCCGGCCAGCCGCTGCACCGTTACTCGTTCAACATCCCCGCCACGAATGACGCGGTCGGTTTGACGGTCATCGACACCGGCACCGCCAATGGCACCGGGGCGCAGGCGAACGGCGTGGTGAAGGGCAATGCCGGCACGGCGAACACCGACGGCGTTCAGATCAATCTGAACGGCGGTTCCTCTGCCTCGGCCGCCTACATTGATTTGCCCAACGGCCTGCTCTCGTCGCTGAGCGTGAGCAACGGCGGGCCCGGCAAGGTGACCTTTGAAATGTGGGTTACGCCGACGTCCGCGCAAAACTGGTCGCGCATCTTCGACTTCGGCAGCAACACCCTGGGCGAGGTCACCGGTCCCGGCGGCACGTTCAACGGGGTGAACTATTTCGGGTATATCGCCCAGCCGGGCGGGGACCAGGAACATTCCCAAATCGGGGGCGTCACGGGCGGGCTGCAGGTCGGTTCGCGCCTGCTGGATTCGCAAAAGCACATTGTGGTGACGTGGGACGAACCCAGCAACACCGTGAAAATCTATCATCAAGGTGTCCTGGCCGGTTCGTTCACGGTGACGACGAAAATGAACAGCGTCAGCGACATCAACGACTGGCTGGGCCGCTCCAATTACAATGGCGACAGCAATTTTGCCGGCGGCTTCCGCGAGTTCCGCATTTACAACCGCATTCTCAGCGACGCGGAAATCCGGCGCGATTACATCGTCGGCCCCGCCGACACGTCGGACGCGAGCACGCTGGTATGGAATGGCAACGTGGATGGCAATTGGAACACCGGCACCGCCAACTGGCTCTTGAACGGCGTGTCCGCCAACTACACGGACGGCAGCGCAGTGTTGCTCGACGACACGGCCGCCGGCACGACGAGTGTGAGCCTGGCCGCCAATGTCGCGCCCAAGTCGGTCATCGTGGCGAACTCGGCCAAAAGCTACACGCTCGGCGGCACGGGCAGCCTGACTGGAACGGGGAGCTTCACCAAGCAGGGCACGAACACGCTGACCTTTGCCGGACCGCAGACGAACAGCTACACTGGGCCGACCTACCTGGCCGGCGGCAAGGTGATTTTGACCAATCTCACCAGCGCCGGTCTGCCCAGCGCGCTCGGCGCCGCGGGCTCGAATCCCACCAATCTCGTGTTGGGCGGTGGCACCTTGAGTTATCAGGGGCCGGCGACGACAGTCGATCGCGGCTATTATGTCGGTGGTCCCGGCAGCGTGCTGGACATCCAGAACAACCTGACCTTGACCGGCCTGGTGCGTGGCGGTGGCGGCGGTGGTTTTGCGAAGCAGGGCCTCGGCACGTTGACCTACAAGACCGTTGGTTCCAACGTCCTTTCCGGGGGCGCCTTCCCGGGCTACAACATCGTGCAAGGCACGGTCATCTTTGACGGCACGGGCGGCGGCCAGACGAACCGGAACCTGAACGAATTCTGGGTGGGCGGCAGCACGAATTTCGGCGCCAATCTGATTGTTTCCAATGCCACGCTGTTGTCGGACAGCTGGGTGTCGGTCGGCCGCGGCAACGGCGCCGTCGGCAATCTTTCAACCCTCACGCTGCAAAACGGCAATCTGACCATTGGCGGCAACGGTTTCTCCATGGGCTACAACGCCGGGCTGACGAACCGCGCGACGCAGGTGACCACGTTGAATGGCTCGTCCACCCTGTATGCCCCGGGCAATGTGAACGTGGGCGAGAGCACCGGTTCCTCCGCGTCCCTCTACCTCAACAACTCCTCGTGGCTGCGTGGCAACACGATTCGTCTCGGCATGAGCGCGGGGGCGACGGGGGCGGTTTACATCGCGAACTCGGCCATCGTGACCAACGTCGGCTACACGTCCATCGGCACCGCCTCGGGCGTCAATCCGGGCGAAGGCGGCGTCGGCCGCATGGTGGTGAAGGACAACGGCGTTTATTATTCCACCGGCGACTTCAACGTGACGGACCTGGCCAACTCGGTCGGTCAGTTGGACATCACGAACAACGGCTCGGTGTCCACGGGCAGCGGGTTCGTGGGCAAGGCGGCGGGTGCCGTGGGCGTGTTGAACCTGGCGGGCGGCTCGCTGATCACTCCAAGCTCCAACTTCCAAATCGGCCAGTATGGCGATGGCACGCTGAACCAGACCGGCGGCACAAACATTCAGGGTGCATGGATTTCCATCGGCCGTTACGCGGGCGGCGTCGGGACGGCAAACATCTCCGGCGGCCTCTTCCTCCAGACCGGCACGGGCAATGAACTGATCGTTGGCGAGGAAGGCACCGGCACATTGAACGTGAGCGGCACGGCACAGGTCATCCTGACCAACCGGCTGCGCATTGGCAATGCGGCCACCGCCTCCGGGTCGGTGAATTTGAACGGCGGTGTGATCCAGACCAAGCAGGTCTTCACGGGCAACGTTTCCGGCTACAGCATCTTCAACTTCAACGGCGGCACGTTGCGCGCCGCTCCCGGGGCCGCGAGCACCTTCATGACCGGACTGTCCTATGTGACCGTCGATGTCGGTGGCGCCGTGATCGACAGCGGGGCGAACAACATCACCTTCGCGCAGGACCTTTACTCGACCGGCTCGGATGGCGGTTTGACAAAGCTCGGTTCAGGCCAGGCCCGGCTGATGGGCGGCTTGTATTACTACGGCCCGACGGTCGTCAGCTCAGGCACGCTGGCCGTGAACACCTACGCCTTCGGCTATGGTTCCTATGCCGTGGCGGACGGCGCCATGTTGACGGTGGTGGTGACGAATTTGAACCCGACGTTGTCCGCGTCCGGGCTGAAACTCGGCAGTGCCACCGGCGCGGCGCTGGACTTTGACCTCGGCTCCTACGGCAACCCCACCTCACCGGTCATCAGCGTTGCCGGTGGAGTGACCAATGCCGGCAATACCGTCATCAACATTGAACCCAGCAGCAGTTTGTCCGTTGGCACCGTGCCGCTGATCCAATACACGACCCTGGCGGGCTCGGGCACGCTGACGTTGGGGACGCTGCCCCCCGGCGTGGTGGCCAATCTCGTGACCAACACGGGCACGAGCACGATCGAACTGGATGTGACTTCGGTCTTCCAGCCGCGTTGGGAAGGACTGGCGGGCGGCACGTGGGACATTCAGGTCACGACCAACTGGATCGACATGGTCACGTTGTCACCGCAGTATTTCTTTCAGGGCACGCGCGCGGTGTTCGATGACGCGGCGCTGGGCACGACGGCCGTCAATCTCGTCACCAACGTGGCACCGGGCGGCGTGGTGGTGAGCAATACGGCGCTCGCCTACACGATCAGCGGCACGGGCCGCATCCTGGGCGGCGGCAGCCTGACCAAACTGGGGACCAACACGCTGACGCTGAACACCACGAACAACGCCTATTCCGGCGGCACGTTCATTGATGAGGGCGGCACGTTGATCACCACCGTGGCCAACAACCTGGGCGCGAACGGTTCGCTCGGCATCGGCTCCGGAACGCTCACCCTCGGCAGCAAAAACCAGAGCTTCGCCGACGTGGCCGTCACCAACGGAACGATCAGCGCCGCCGGCGCCACGGTCACCGCGGGCAGTTACGCGCTCGACAATGGCACCATCAGCGCCACGCTGGCGGGTGGCAGCCTGCGCACGTTCGGGACGAACAGCGCCGACGTGATGAGCCTTACGGCGACGAACACCTACACGAATCAGACGGTCTTGGCGAATGGCACGTTGGCGGTGACCAGTCTTGCCAATGGCGGTTTGCCCAGCGGCATCGGTGCGTCTTCCGCAAATCCGACGAACCTCGTGTTCAGCGGTGGCACGCTTAGCTACACGGGCCCGGCCGTCACGTCTGACCGTGGTTACACGGTGACGGCGGACAGCACCCTGTCGGTTGGTGGCGACGTTACGCTCACCGGTCCCGTGGCGGCCAATGCCGGCGTGTTCTCCAAGGCCGGCGCGGCACAACTCACCTATGCGCGGCTGGACACCAACGTCCTCTCCAAGGCGGGTTACCGCGTCGGTCAGGGCACCCTGAGCCTGGTGGATGTCACGGCCACCAGCTACACCAATTCGGTCCAGACCAACGTCATCACGGGTGGCGATCTGTGGGTGGGCTACGACCAGGCGCACGCGGGTGCGCTCGTGGTCAGCAACACCAGCCTGAGCGTTTCCGCGTGGCTGGCCATTGACCGCGGCAACGGCACCAACGCCAATTCCTCCAAGGCGTCGCTTTACAACGCCTACGTGAGCGTGGGGAACATGTCCATGGGCTATGACAATGGCGTTGTTGGCAACTCGGAGTTCCCGCAGCTCACCCTGCGCGGCAACTCGACCCTCATCAGCGGAGCACAATGCTTCATTGGCGAGAGTGCGGGTTCGGTGGCGAGCCTCATGATTGCGGACAACAGCTCGCTGATTCTGCGTGGCGGCTGGTTCTCCGTTGGCGCCTCGGGCACGGGCACGATGACGCTTCAGGGCGCCGGATCGTTCTCCAGCACCGGCGATTTCAACATCGGTGACGTGGGCAGTTCGGCGGGCACGCTGAATCTCTCGGACAATGCCTCACTTTCCGTGGGCGGCTTGTTCGTGGCTTCGGCCAACGGCTCGGGTTCCACGGCGATGGGCACAGTCAACCAGACGAACGGCATTCTGACGACGGCCTACGGTGGCGACGGTTCCTTTACGGTGGGCGGCCGCAATTCCGCTTCGGCCCTCGGCATCGGCACCTACAATCTGCTGGGTGGCACCGTGAACGTCGGCGGCAACGTCTGGCTCGGCGGCTACGGCACCGGCACCAACAATCAGACCGGCGGCAGTTTCAACACACACTCCTGGACGTCGATCGGACGGCAGACGGGCAGCTACGGCGTGTGGAACATCAGCGGCGGTGCTTTGACGCATGACAGCACCGGCACCCGCATCATGGTGGGCGAAAACGGCACGGGCATCTTGAACGTCTCCGGCAGCGGTCACGTGACCAGCACCGGTGGCATTCGCATCGGCAACACGGCCACAGCCGACGGCACGATCAACCTGAACGGCGGAACCATCACCACGCTCCGGGTTGAAACCACCGGCGGTCTGTCCACCTTCAACTTCAACGGCGGCACCTTGCAGGCCGGCGCCAACACCACCACGTTCATGCAGGGCCTCGGCTCCGCCAACGTCCTGGGCGGCGGCGCGGTGATCGACAGCAGCACCTACACCGTCAGCATCGCACAGGCGTTGTTGGATGGCGGCGCGGGCGGGGGCCTGACCAAGCTCGGCACGGGCTCGCTCTACTTGAATGGCGCCAACACCTACACCGGCCTCACCGCGGTAAACGGCGGCGCGCTGGGCGGCACGGGTGTGATTGCCGGCTCCGTGAACGTGGCCAACACGGGCGCGCTTGCCCCCGGTGGGGCGAATGCCGTTGGCACGCTGAACATCGGCGGCAACCTCACGGTGAACGGCAACCTGATCGTCAAGCTCAACAAGGCGCTGGCGCAGTCCAACGATGTTGCGAATGTGACGGGCACGCTGGCCAACACGGGCACCGGCGTTCTGACGGTGAACAACATCGGCACCAATGCGGTGACCGTGGGCGACCGCTTCGTCCTGTTCAACAAGCCGCTCTCCGGCGGCGCAGCCTTGACCGTCATCGGCGGCGGGGCCATCTGGACGAACAACCTCGCGTTGGATGGCAGCATCACCGCGCTGTCCACCAACGTTGTCTCCACGGCGCCGGTCACGCTGACCAACGCCTTCGTTGCCGGCAGCCTGAACCTGACCTGGCCGGCGGATCACACCGGCTGGCGGCTGGAGGTGCAGACCAATGCGCTAAGCGTCGGCCTTGGCACCAACTGGGTGACGTGGCCCGGTTCGGCCACGACCAACGCCATCAGCATTCCGGCGAATCCGACCAATCCGTCCGTGTTCTTCCGGCTCGTTTATCCTTGA
- a CDS encoding two-component regulator propeller domain-containing protein codes for MRAAAALCLLANVSLAAPEQLPADDVAAREGANGPGYVEGDYLIDFWRVEQGLPHDTVIALLQTSDGYLWVGTAGGLVRFDGLTFTPIGDEVAPGLKDARITALLQDRDGAVWIGTQGGGVFRLQRGQAVRYTSDNGLVDNAVTSLAEDAGGTIWIGTQRGLNRWQDGRLSTFSSDVLRAGESVVALHAGRRGVLWITTRSEVFRLHDGKVEPFRLENIPQEGNAELRGAYEDRAGNLWTFSATFLLNLSQGKRYNAFRSLDPASSRVWPICEQDNGTFWIGTSGRGLARFYKGRFEAVGAREGLDQCDVRALLADQQGNIWIGTSDNGLARLRTRQWRMFNGSDGLASTRLTALAVEPGGHLWIGTEDAGLMRFNGTHFESFTAGTPLNSAMHVQSLSVDARGALWVGTWGRGLFRVADGRLWHYGTAEGLSDDIVTAVVAEHRDEAVWVGTGSGGLHRITETNMVSFAVTDGLTGQPVRCLLVMGDNQLMVGTDGGGLVRWDGTQLGVVPTPAQLASHPVHALAQDRAGRLWVGTVGAGVFCRNGMTWLHLAGDEGLISDVIEQIVVDDAGNLWFGSDQGIFQVRAAAVEAFVAGRARSVNCILCAHGGGAGVVKCPTAFPGAVRTASGALWFASNEGLFAVDDPAMVKAAAVPRVMIEKVLVDGQPMPWSAWGDKDAVLTLGPGVRSLDLAFTAINFNAPEKTRFRYKLEGSEPAWTQSGQDRHAHYGPLPPGRYRFRVIASNADGVWNEEGASLAVQVLPSIWRAWWFLTLCGLAVVLLIAAVVRFVSLRRLHAQLRESEQRRAMERERTRIAQDMHDEIGSKLTRISFLSEIARQNATEAREPNIQVEAIADTSRELLQALDEIVWAVNPRNDSLEHLAGYLEQYAREYFQMTTVECAISVPPFLPEVELSAEFRHNVFLAFEEALGNALKHANATRVAVTMQMADAAFEICVTDDGRGFDPQHAGRTGRDGLRNMQARLLAIGGQCETTSAPGKGTTVRLRCPLPQATAVKA; via the coding sequence TTGAGGGCGGCGGCCGCACTGTGCCTGCTGGCGAATGTCAGTCTGGCGGCCCCGGAGCAACTGCCGGCCGATGACGTGGCGGCGCGTGAAGGCGCGAACGGACCGGGCTATGTCGAAGGCGATTATTTGATCGATTTCTGGCGGGTGGAGCAGGGCCTGCCGCATGACACCGTCATTGCGTTGTTGCAGACCAGCGACGGGTATTTGTGGGTCGGCACGGCGGGCGGGTTGGTGCGTTTTGATGGGCTGACCTTCACGCCCATCGGTGATGAAGTGGCGCCCGGCTTGAAGGACGCCCGCATCACCGCGCTGTTGCAGGACCGTGACGGGGCGGTGTGGATTGGCACGCAAGGCGGCGGCGTGTTCCGCCTGCAGCGCGGCCAGGCCGTCCGTTACACCAGCGACAACGGGCTCGTGGACAACGCGGTCACGAGTCTGGCGGAGGACGCGGGCGGGACGATTTGGATCGGCACCCAACGCGGCTTGAACCGCTGGCAGGACGGCCGGCTCAGCACCTTCAGTTCCGACGTGCTGCGCGCCGGCGAATCGGTCGTGGCGCTGCACGCCGGCCGGCGGGGCGTGTTGTGGATCACCACGCGCTCCGAAGTGTTCCGCCTGCACGACGGCAAGGTGGAGCCGTTCCGGCTGGAGAACATTCCGCAGGAGGGCAATGCCGAGTTGCGCGGGGCCTACGAGGATCGCGCCGGCAATTTGTGGACCTTCAGTGCCACCTTTCTGCTGAACCTCAGCCAGGGTAAACGTTACAATGCCTTCCGCTCACTCGATCCGGCGTCGTCCCGTGTGTGGCCGATTTGCGAGCAGGACAACGGCACGTTTTGGATTGGGACGAGCGGCCGCGGGCTGGCGCGCTTCTACAAGGGCCGGTTCGAAGCGGTTGGGGCGCGCGAGGGGCTGGATCAATGTGACGTGCGCGCGTTGCTGGCCGATCAGCAGGGCAACATCTGGATCGGCACCAGTGACAACGGGCTCGCGCGCCTGCGGACGCGGCAGTGGCGCATGTTCAACGGCAGCGACGGGCTCGCTTCGACGCGGCTGACGGCGCTGGCCGTGGAGCCGGGCGGGCATTTGTGGATTGGCACGGAAGACGCCGGCCTGATGCGCTTCAACGGCACGCACTTTGAATCGTTCACCGCCGGAACGCCGTTGAACAGCGCCATGCACGTTCAATCCCTGAGCGTGGACGCGCGGGGCGCCTTGTGGGTGGGCACCTGGGGGCGCGGCCTGTTCCGGGTGGCCGACGGGCGCCTGTGGCATTACGGAACGGCGGAAGGCTTGAGCGATGACATCGTCACGGCGGTTGTTGCCGAGCATCGTGACGAGGCGGTCTGGGTGGGAACGGGCTCCGGTGGACTGCATCGGATCACCGAAACCAACATGGTGAGCTTTGCCGTGACGGATGGCTTGACCGGCCAGCCGGTGCGCTGCCTGCTCGTCATGGGTGACAACCAGTTGATGGTGGGCACGGATGGGGGAGGACTGGTGCGATGGGACGGCACCCAGCTTGGGGTCGTGCCCACGCCGGCGCAGCTTGCGTCTCATCCGGTGCACGCCCTCGCGCAGGACCGCGCCGGGCGATTGTGGGTGGGGACCGTGGGCGCGGGTGTGTTTTGCCGCAATGGCATGACGTGGCTGCATCTGGCCGGCGACGAAGGCTTGATTTCCGATGTCATCGAACAAATCGTTGTGGATGACGCCGGCAACCTTTGGTTCGGTTCGGACCAGGGCATCTTCCAAGTTCGGGCCGCCGCAGTGGAAGCGTTCGTGGCGGGGCGGGCGCGGTCGGTGAACTGCATTTTGTGCGCGCACGGCGGCGGCGCCGGCGTCGTGAAATGCCCAACCGCCTTTCCTGGTGCGGTGCGCACCGCCAGTGGGGCGCTCTGGTTCGCCTCCAACGAAGGCCTGTTCGCCGTGGACGATCCGGCGATGGTCAAGGCGGCGGCGGTGCCGCGCGTGATGATTGAAAAGGTGTTGGTCGATGGACAGCCGATGCCGTGGTCGGCTTGGGGCGACAAGGACGCGGTGCTGACGCTGGGGCCGGGCGTGCGCAGTCTGGACCTTGCCTTTACGGCCATCAATTTCAACGCGCCGGAGAAGACCCGCTTTCGCTACAAACTGGAAGGCTCGGAGCCCGCCTGGACCCAGAGCGGGCAGGATCGTCATGCCCATTACGGCCCGTTGCCGCCCGGGCGCTATCGCTTCCGTGTCATCGCCAGCAATGCCGATGGCGTGTGGAACGAGGAAGGCGCGTCGCTGGCCGTGCAGGTGCTGCCGTCCATCTGGCGGGCATGGTGGTTTCTTACGCTGTGCGGGCTGGCGGTGGTGTTGTTGATCGCCGCCGTCGTGCGGTTCGTCTCGCTGCGGCGGCTCCACGCGCAATTGCGCGAGTCCGAACAGCGCCGGGCCATGGAGCGCGAGCGGACGCGCATTGCGCAGGACATGCACGATGAGATTGGTTCCAAGCTCACGCGCATTTCGTTTTTGAGCGAGATTGCGCGGCAGAATGCGACCGAGGCCCGGGAACCGAACATCCAGGTCGAGGCCATTGCCGACACCTCGCGTGAGCTCCTGCAGGCGCTCGATGAAATCGTGTGGGCCGTGAATCCGCGCAACGACAGCCTGGAGCATCTGGCCGGTTACCTCGAACAATATGCCCGGGAGTATTTCCAGATGACGACGGTCGAGTGCGCCATCAGCGTGCCGCCGTTTTTGCCGGAGGTTGAGCTTTCGGCGGAATTCCGGCACAACGTGTTTCTCGCCTTCGAGGAGGCGCTGGGCAACGCGCTCAAGCACGCAAACGCAACCCGGGTGGCGGTGACCATGCAGATGGCGGACGCCGCCTTCGAAATCTGCGTGACGGACGACGGCCGCGGTTTTGATCCGCAGCACGCCGGCCGGACCGGCCGGGACGGGCTGCGCAACATGCAGGCGCGGCTGCTCGCGATCGGCGGCCAATGCGAAACCACCAGCGCCCCGGGCAAGGGCACCACCGTGCGGTTGCGGTGTCCGTTGCCGCAGGCGACGGCGGTGAAGGCGTGA
- a CDS encoding response regulator transcription factor → MNITVSIVDDDAGLRDSISQFLRSARGFRFLSAYASAEEALAGIPREDPDVVLMDINMASMDGIECTRQLKVAAPRAQILMLTVYEDTERIFKALAAGASGYLLKRAAPPKLLEAIREVYGGGSPMSGPIARKVVQSFREAPARPMQSDAALSDRERQVLECLAKGYAYKQISDELEVSMDTTRTYIRRIYEKLHVHTRTEAVVRFLGSSSGAAGSATHERK, encoded by the coding sequence ATGAACATAACTGTTTCAATCGTGGATGACGACGCGGGGCTGCGGGACAGCATTTCGCAGTTCCTGCGGTCCGCCCGCGGTTTTCGCTTTTTGAGCGCCTACGCCTCGGCCGAGGAAGCACTGGCCGGCATTCCCCGGGAGGATCCGGATGTGGTGCTGATGGACATCAACATGGCGTCGATGGACGGCATTGAATGCACGCGCCAGCTCAAGGTGGCGGCGCCCCGGGCGCAGATCCTCATGCTGACGGTTTACGAGGACACGGAGCGCATCTTCAAGGCGCTGGCCGCCGGGGCCAGCGGTTACCTGCTCAAACGCGCGGCGCCGCCCAAACTGCTCGAAGCGATCCGCGAAGTTTACGGCGGCGGCTCGCCGATGTCGGGACCGATTGCGCGCAAGGTGGTGCAGTCGTTCCGCGAGGCGCCGGCGCGTCCCATGCAGAGTGATGCGGCATTGTCCGACCGCGAGCGGCAGGTGCTCGAATGCCTGGCCAAGGGCTACGCCTACAAGCAAATCAGCGACGAGCTGGAAGTGAGCATGGACACGACCCGCACCTACATCCGGCGCATTTACGAAAAGCTCCACGTCCACACGCGCACCGAAGCGGTGGTCCGGTTTCTCGGCAGTTCATCCGGCGCGGCGGGGAGCGCAACGCACGAACGCAAATGA